In the genome of Kwoniella shivajii chromosome 5, complete sequence, one region contains:
- a CDS encoding 26S protease regulatory subunit 6B has protein sequence MEEIGIDLKLEDPSLPAQISEKQALLSSLPTGDEELYSTWKRLEGHREFLELQEEYIRDETQNLRRELLRAQEEVKRIQSVPLVIGQFLEPVDERRGIVGSTTGSNYVVRILSTLDRELLKPSSSVALHRHSNALVDILPPEADSSIAMLGADEKPDVKYSDIGGLDAQKQEIREAVELPLIQMDLYRKIGIDPPRGVLLYGPPGTGKTMLVKAVANSTKASFIRVVGSEFVQKYLGEGPRMVRDVFRLARENSPCIIFIDEVDAIATKRFDAQTGSDREVQRILLELLNQMDGFDQQTTVKVIMATNRADTLDPALLRPGRLDRKIEMPLPSRRERRLIFQTVTSKMNLGPDVDLEDYVSRPDQLSSAQIASICQSAGLQAVRKNRYVILPVDFEEAWKGVVKKSDETHEFYR, from the exons ATGGAGGAAATAGGTATCGATCTGAAACTTGAG GACCCCTCGCTTCCCGCACAAATCTCAGAGAAACAAGCCTTACTTAGCTCTCTTCCtacaggtgatgaagagcTTTACAGTACTTGGAAAAGACTAGAAGGACATAGAGAGTTCCTCGAGCTGCAAGAG GAGTATATCCGAGATGAAACACAGAACCTTCGAAGAGAATTACTGAGAGcacaagaagaggtaaagagGATTCAAAGTGTACCTTTAGTAATTGGGCAATTCTTGGAACCTGTTGACGAGAGAAGAGGTATTGTCGGTTCTACCACTG GCTCAAACTACGTAGTCCGGATCTTATCCACACTCGATCGTGAACTTCttaaaccatcttcttcagtagCATTGCACCGACATTCAAATGCTCTCGTAGATATTTTACCTCCTGAGGCAGATTCTTCCATAGCAATGCTAGGAGCGGACGAGAAACCCGACGTGAAATATAGTGATATCGGTGGCTTAGATGCTCAGAAACAGGAGATTAGAGAAGCAGTTGAATTACCACTTATACAAATGGATTTATATAGAAAGATCGGTATAGATCCCCCTAGAGGTGTATTACTTTATGGTCCACCAG GTACTGGTAAAACCATGTTGGTCAAGGCTGTTGCCAATTCAACGAAAGCCTCCTTCATTCGTGTCGTCGGATCAGAATTCGTACAGAAATACTTAGGTGAA GGTCCTCGTATGGTACGAGACGTGTTCAGACTTGCAAGAGAGAATTCCCCCTGTATTATCTTTATCGACGAAGTCGACGCTATCGCCACAAAACGTTTCGATGCGCAAACTGGGTCTGATAGAGAAGTGCAACGTATCTTATTGGAACTACTGAATCAAATGGACGGTTTCGACCAACAAACAACTGTAAAG GTCATCATGGCTACCAATAGAGCTGATACACTCGATCCTGCGCTTCTACGACCTGGCCGATTGGAcagaaagattgaaatgcCCTTACCTTCGAGGAGAGAAAGACGATTGATCTTCCAAACTGTAACTTCAAAAATGAACCTTGGTCCCGATGTCGACTTGGAAGACT ATGTCTCTCGACCTGACCAATTGTCATCAGCTCAAATCGCCTCCATTTGTCAATCAGCAGGTcttcaag CCGTGAGGAAGAACCGATACGTCATTTTACCGGTTGACTTTGAGGAAGCttggaag GGAGTCGTCAAGAAGTCAGACGAGACCCATGAGTTCT ACCGATAG